The following are encoded together in the Balaenoptera acutorostrata chromosome 9, mBalAcu1.1, whole genome shotgun sequence genome:
- the RAB30 gene encoding ras-related protein Rab-30 — protein sequence MSMEDYDFLFKIVLIGNAGVGKTCLVRRFTQGLFPPGQGATIGVDFMIKTVEINGEKVKLQIWDTAGQERFRSITQSYYRSANALILTYDITCEESFRCLPEWLREIEQYASNKVITVLVGNKIDLAERREVSQQRAEEFSEAQDMYYLETSAKESDNVEKLFLDLACRLISEARQNTLVNNVSSPLPGEGKSISYLTCCNFN from the exons ATGAGTATGGAAGATTATGATTTcctgtttaaaattgttttaatcgGCAATGCTGGTGTGGGGAAGACGTGCCTAGTCCGACGGTTCACTCAG GGTCTTTTCCCCCCAGGACAAGGAGCCACAATTGGAGTTGATTTTATGATTAAGACAGTGGAGATTAATGGTGAAAAAGTAAAG CTTCAGATCTGGGACACAGCAGGTCAAGAGAGATTTCGGTCCATCACCCAGAGTTATTACCGAAGCGCCAATGCCTTGATCCTCACCTATGACATAACCTGTGAGGAATCCTTCCGTTGCCTTCCTGAGTGGCTGCGGGAGATAGAACAATATGCTAGCAACAAGGTCATCACTGTGCTAGTGG GCAACAAGATTGATCTGGCTGAAAGGAGAGAGGTCTCCCAGCAGAGAGCTGAAGAATTCTCAGAAGCTCAGGACATGTACTATCTGGAGACCTCAGCCAAGGAATCCGATAACGTGGAGAAACTCTTCCTTGACTTGGCCTGCCGCCTCATCAGTGAAGCCAGGCAGAACACACTTGTGAACAATGTATCCTCACCCTTACCTGGAGAAGGGAAAAGTATCAGCTATTTGACTTGTTGTAATTTCAACTAA